In Polyangium spumosum, the DNA window GAGGAGGCCTTCCGGGGCGGCTGGTTCCACTCCGGGGATCTCGCGGTCCTCCAGCCGGACGGGTACGTGAAGATCAAGGATCGCTCGAAGGACGTCATCATTTCAGGCGGTGAAAACATCTCCTCGCTGGAGGTGGAGGACACGCTCTATCGCCACCCCGCCGTCCTCGCCGCGGCCGTCGTGGCGGCCCCGGATCCGAAATGGGGCGAGACCCCGCTCGCGTTCGTCGAGGTGAAGGAGGGCTCTCCGGTCACCGAGGTCGAGCTCATCACGTTTTGCAGGACGCACCTCGCCCATTTCAAGGCCCCGCGCAAGGTCGTCTTCGGCCCGCTGCCCAAGACGTCCACGGGCAAGATCCAGAAGTTTTTGCTGCGCGAGCGCGCGCGGTCGAGAGACGCGATCGAGTGACGCCGTCAGCCGGCTTCTTCGGGGGAGGAGAGAATCCCGCGGAGCGTGGCCTCCGCGACGTTGCGGCCCGTGACGACGTTGACCACCTTCGGCCGCGCGACGCCGGTGCGTGAGAGGTCGATCTTCCCCGCCAGCAGCGCGGCCGCGCCCACGGCGGCCGAGCCCTCCACGACGAGCCGCTCTTCCCGTAGGAAATGGCGCATGGCCTCGGCGATCTCGGCCTCCGTGACGAGGACCATGTCGTCGAGGAAGCGGCGGCAGAGGTCGAACGTGATCGAGCCGGCCTCGATATTCCCTGCCAATCCGTCCGCGAGGCTCGCGAGCTCCGGGGCGTCGGTGATTTTCCCCGCGGCGAGGCTCGAATGCATGGCGGGCGAGGCCTCGCTTTGCACGCCGACGACGCGGGTGCGGGGCGCGACCGATTTCACATAGAGCGCGATGCCCGCCGCGAGCCCGCCGCCGCCGACGGGGACGACGACGAGATCCACGTCGGGCAGGTCCGCGAGGATCTCGACCGCGACCGTACCCGCGCCGGCCACGACGTCGGCGTCGTTGTAAGGCGAGACGAACGTGAGCCCGCGCTCTCGCTCGATGCGCCGGCCGTCGGCCTCGGCGACGTCGTAATTGCCCACGGAGACGATGAGCTCGACGGGGTATCGCCAGAGGGATTCGAGCTTGGCCGGTGAAACCGTGCGGGGCACGACGAGCGTGGAGCGCGCCCCGAGCGCGGCCGTGGCGTGGGCGAGCCCGAGGCCGTGGTTGCCGGCCGAGGCGGCGACGAAGCCGCGCCGGAAGACGTCCTGCTCCTCGTCGCGCAATCGGAGCAGCTTGTTCGCCGCGCCCCGCACCTTGAACGAGCCCGTGGGCTGGAAGAGCTCGAGCTTGTGAAAGACGTCGGCCGGGATCGTGGCCGAGAGCGGCAGGCTCCGATCGAGCGGCGTCTGCCTCACGAGGCCGCCACTCGCGGCGAGCCGCTTTTGCGCCGCGAGCACGTGCCGCGGCGAGATCGAGGGGAGGGAGTCGTTCATGTTCGAATCGTTTTCATCAAGGCGTGGTGACGCCGAAGGAGCCGGGGGAGGGGCCCATCTCGAAGCGGAGCGCGCCGCCCTGCGCGAGATCCCCGTGGAGGATCTCGCTTTTGTCGAGGGTTTTGCCGTTCCAGGTGACCGATTGCACGTAGATGTTCTCGTCCGAGACCGCGGGGGCCTCGACGACGAGCGTCGCGCCACGGATGAGGATCTCCATGCGGGGGAAGAAGGGCGCGCCGAGGATGTACCGATCGGTGCCGGGGATCGGATAAAAGCCGGCGGCGGTGAACAGGTACCAGGAGGAGAGGGTGCCGCCGTCGTCGTTGCCGGCGAGGCCGCCGGGGCCGTCGTTGTAATGGGCCTTCGCCACCCAGCGGATGTATTTCTGCGTCAGATCCGCCCGGCCGACCTGCGCGAAACCATACGCCGCGTGGATGTCCGGCTCGTTGCCGTGCCAGTAGGCGTTTCGCGGCGCCCCGGAGGCGAAGGTGTCCTCGATCGGGCGCTCTTCGAGGTCCGCGACGGATTCGTCGAAGAAGCGCTGGAGCTTCTCGACGAACGGCTCCTGTCCGCCGAGGAGCTCGGCGATCCCGGGGATGTCGTGCTGCGCCCACAGGCTGTGCCAGCCGTTCGCCTCGGCGTAATGGTCGGAGATGGAGTACGGGTTGTACGGGTCCTCGACGAAGGCCCCGCTCTCGTCCCTGGC includes these proteins:
- a CDS encoding threonine ammonia-lyase, with product MNDSLPSISPRHVLAAQKRLAASGGLVRQTPLDRSLPLSATIPADVFHKLELFQPTGSFKVRGAANKLLRLRDEEQDVFRRGFVAASAGNHGLGLAHATAALGARSTLVVPRTVSPAKLESLWRYPVELIVSVGNYDVAEADGRRIERERGLTFVSPYNDADVVAGAGTVAVEILADLPDVDLVVVPVGGGGLAAGIALYVKSVAPRTRVVGVQSEASPAMHSSLAAGKITDAPELASLADGLAGNIEAGSITFDLCRRFLDDMVLVTEAEIAEAMRHFLREERLVVEGSAAVGAAALLAGKIDLSRTGVARPKVVNVVTGRNVAEATLRGILSSPEEAG